Proteins encoded within one genomic window of Candidatus Sysuiplasma jiujiangense:
- a CDS encoding thiolase family protein, with product MPAIVSAGFSRFGKREDSILSIISESALPIVRKYRDEIDFVILSNSYSGEFNGVSGLNNLATTYLSIDDTPSMRVDNTSGSGGGAILAASSLIKSGDAKRILVIGAEKMSEKPTREVTSIISSLLGEREKSSGISLPSLAGLMTKRYMEKYGASRESVAKVAVKNHENGARNPYAHIQKRVTLEEVLSSRTIVDPLKLYEISPISDGSSSLLMVDDAEADSYTDRPVFIRGMGIASDSSYITEREELTELKAVERAGEIAMRAAGTREFDFAELHDMATILEIVQSEALGFFEKGKGWKAVTEGLTGIDGDFPINTSGGLNAKGHPIGASGIAQVGEAFLQLRGEAGKRQVDGAMCGLTLSMAGFGNSATVTVLGV from the coding sequence ATGCCGGCAATAGTTTCAGCGGGTTTTTCCAGATTTGGAAAGAGGGAAGACAGCATACTGAGCATCATTTCAGAGTCGGCGCTTCCGATTGTGAGGAAATACAGGGATGAGATAGATTTTGTCATATTGTCGAACTCCTATTCGGGAGAATTCAACGGCGTGTCGGGGCTTAACAATCTGGCAACAACCTACCTTTCGATTGACGACACGCCATCAATGCGCGTAGACAATACTAGCGGCAGCGGAGGCGGCGCAATTCTTGCAGCATCATCGCTCATCAAATCGGGTGATGCAAAGAGGATTCTTGTCATCGGTGCGGAAAAGATGTCTGAAAAACCAACGAGGGAGGTCACATCGATCATATCGTCACTTCTTGGCGAGAGGGAAAAGTCCTCGGGCATTTCGCTTCCCTCTCTTGCGGGGCTGATGACCAAGAGATATATGGAAAAATACGGTGCGAGCAGGGAATCGGTCGCAAAGGTCGCGGTCAAAAACCATGAAAACGGGGCAAGAAATCCATATGCGCATATACAGAAGAGGGTGACGCTCGAGGAGGTCCTGTCGTCGAGGACGATTGTGGACCCCCTGAAACTCTATGAAATCAGCCCCATAAGCGACGGTTCGTCCTCGCTGCTCATGGTGGACGACGCCGAGGCGGACAGCTATACCGACAGGCCGGTGTTCATCAGGGGCATGGGCATCGCCTCCGATTCCTCGTACATAACAGAGAGAGAGGAACTGACCGAATTGAAGGCAGTGGAGAGGGCCGGGGAAATTGCGATGAGGGCCGCCGGAACGAGGGAATTCGACTTTGCAGAACTGCACGACATGGCGACAATACTGGAGATTGTTCAGTCGGAGGCTCTGGGCTTCTTCGAAAAAGGTAAAGGATGGAAGGCGGTTACCGAAGGATTGACCGGGATTGACGGAGATTTCCCGATAAACACAAGCGGCGGCCTCAATGCGAAAGGGCATCCGATAGGCGCGAGCGGCATAGCACAGGTAGGTGAGGCTTTTCTCCAGCTGAGGGGGGAGGCAGGCAAAAGGCAGGTTGACGGTGCAATGTGCGGCCTTACACTAAGCATGGCGGGCTTCGGCAATTCGGCCACGGTGACGGTTCTGGGGGTGTAG
- a CDS encoding NAD(P)-binding protein gives MTKNRLSEKGTIGSLELRNRIVMAPMISNLANPDGSTNENHIAYLEARAKGGVSLIITEYSYINGRNARGSRNELGFHNSDFIPKLRRLTERVHSHEAYIFAQLVHAGGKAQLETNPEPPRAPSSVDYMGLVPGSMDQGEIDEVIGDFVRAASVAKSSNFDGIELHGAHGYLIHSFLSPSLNHRNDSYGRNFEGRLKFAQSVIDAIRSEVDINLGIRLSLYEDETDGYGPDYGLKIAEALHSADYVHFSAGRFSPPGSSASFYEKRTHISDRLPRKPAVTSIVAGSVLDGDDALRVLAKSDFVAVGRALLADPFFAINMIQGRNNRPCIRCNQACRDITFGEVRCTVNPDTGFELYAALPCAEGVRAMSIAGGGIKGMEAALFASRAGIKVTLYEMRDRLGGQLLDITDREKKEAFSALVRYYERALAEAKVDVRLNEKFNGEGLYCLPNRTYENLPRKRSLMIDSSIYKHQDEILATAGSAQVTVTERSLNSLDRVRNAAYRRKARSLGVAFAESLQGRPDLSISERNQYDIRSAMIAGREAVLLYIAARRS, from the coding sequence ATGACTAAAAACAGGCTTTCAGAAAAGGGAACAATCGGCAGCCTGGAACTCAGGAACAGGATTGTAATGGCACCGATGATTTCCAATCTGGCCAATCCCGACGGCTCGACAAACGAAAATCATATCGCGTACCTTGAGGCAAGAGCAAAGGGCGGCGTATCTCTCATAATAACCGAATATTCATACATAAACGGCAGGAACGCAAGGGGATCGAGAAACGAACTCGGTTTTCACAATTCGGATTTTATTCCCAAGCTGAGAAGGCTGACAGAGAGGGTGCATTCACATGAAGCATACATTTTCGCTCAGCTTGTTCACGCCGGCGGCAAAGCACAGCTGGAAACAAATCCCGAGCCACCCAGGGCGCCTTCCAGTGTCGATTATATGGGCCTTGTCCCGGGTTCAATGGATCAGGGGGAAATAGACGAGGTAATCGGCGATTTTGTCAGGGCCGCGTCTGTTGCAAAGAGCTCCAACTTCGACGGAATAGAGTTGCATGGAGCCCATGGATATCTCATACATTCCTTCCTGTCACCGTCTCTCAACCACCGGAACGACAGCTACGGCAGAAATTTTGAAGGGCGGCTGAAATTCGCGCAGTCCGTCATCGATGCAATCAGAAGCGAGGTGGACATCAACCTCGGGATAAGGCTGAGCCTCTATGAGGATGAAACGGACGGATACGGACCTGATTATGGGCTGAAGATAGCTGAAGCACTGCACTCCGCAGATTACGTTCACTTCTCTGCCGGAAGGTTTTCCCCTCCGGGTTCGTCCGCTTCCTTCTATGAGAAGAGAACGCATATTTCAGACAGGCTACCGCGTAAACCGGCGGTAACCTCCATTGTTGCTGGATCAGTGCTGGACGGCGACGACGCGCTCAGGGTCCTTGCGAAATCGGACTTTGTGGCAGTTGGCAGGGCGCTGCTCGCAGATCCCTTCTTCGCTATCAACATGATCCAGGGGAGGAACAACAGGCCGTGCATTAGGTGCAACCAGGCCTGCAGGGACATCACATTTGGCGAAGTGAGATGCACGGTGAATCCCGACACAGGTTTTGAGCTCTATGCCGCACTGCCCTGCGCTGAAGGCGTGAGGGCAATGAGCATTGCCGGCGGGGGCATAAAAGGAATGGAGGCCGCTCTGTTTGCATCACGCGCGGGAATAAAGGTTACGCTGTATGAGATGCGGGACAGACTGGGCGGGCAGCTTCTCGACATAACCGACAGAGAAAAGAAAGAGGCTTTCTCGGCCCTCGTCCGCTATTATGAAAGGGCACTTGCGGAAGCGAAGGTGGATGTCCGCCTGAACGAGAAATTCAACGGAGAGGGGCTGTACTGTCTCCCGAACAGGACATATGAAAACCTGCCCAGGAAGCGTAGCCTGATGATTGATTCCAGCATATACAAACATCAGGACGAAATTCTGGCAACCGCCGGAAGCGCTCAAGTCACTGTTACCGAAAGAAGCCTCAACAGTCTGGACAGGGTAAGAAATGCTGCCTACAGAAGGAAGGCCCGGTCGCTTGGAGTGGCGTTTGCCGAAAGCCTGCAAGGCCGGCCCGATTTATCGATCAGCGAGAGGAACCAGTATGATATCCGCTCCGCAATGATCGCGGGGCGGGAAGCCGTCCTCCTTTACATTGCCGCCCGCAGAAGCTGA
- a CDS encoding CoA transferase yields the protein MKSNSGSGQKTEGPLSGITVLDFSRAMSGPFCTMILGDLGADVIKVESEKGDETRAWRPPEVKGVSSYFISVNRNKRSIAIDLRKAEARDIVGRLISDSDVIVENFRPGVAERLSIDYESAKAINDDIVYCSISGYGRTGPYSSRPGFDLTILASSGLMSLTGEPEGAPVKFGVPITDITSGLFASTAILSALFHRGRTGEGQYIDMSMLDCNLLTLTHQAAAYFATGRNPERLGSAHSSIAPYQVFSTSDGYLAIAVGSEKLWASFCSAIGSPELAEDALLKSNSERVRNRQYMLKRIEAVFSSRTTAELLSRLESAGVPAARINSVSEALENEQVAERGMIAEITHSSYGRIKTVGSPFNMSRTPGTVRSAPPLLGEQSGIILSQMGYSQAEIQRLQAKGVIFLP from the coding sequence ATGAAGAGCAATTCGGGCTCAGGCCAAAAAACTGAAGGCCCGCTCAGCGGCATCACAGTCCTGGATTTCAGCAGGGCCATGTCGGGGCCATTCTGCACCATGATCCTCGGGGATCTTGGTGCTGACGTGATCAAGGTCGAATCGGAAAAAGGCGACGAAACCAGGGCATGGCGTCCGCCTGAAGTCAAAGGTGTTTCTTCCTACTTTATCAGCGTGAACAGAAACAAGAGGAGCATTGCCATTGATCTCAGAAAAGCGGAGGCGCGGGACATTGTCGGAAGGCTCATCAGCGATTCGGACGTTATAGTGGAGAATTTCAGGCCCGGCGTGGCCGAGCGGCTGTCTATAGACTATGAATCCGCGAAGGCAATAAACGATGACATTGTGTATTGCAGCATCTCTGGATACGGCAGGACCGGGCCTTACAGCTCCAGGCCCGGATTTGATCTCACAATCCTTGCCTCCAGCGGACTCATGAGCCTGACAGGCGAACCTGAGGGGGCGCCGGTCAAGTTCGGCGTTCCCATAACCGATATAACATCAGGCCTCTTTGCTTCCACAGCCATTCTATCCGCCCTCTTCCACAGAGGGCGCACGGGGGAAGGGCAGTACATCGACATGTCTATGCTGGACTGCAACCTTCTTACGCTGACCCATCAGGCAGCTGCCTATTTCGCCACCGGCAGGAATCCGGAAAGACTCGGGTCGGCACATTCAAGCATTGCGCCCTATCAGGTTTTCAGTACTTCAGACGGCTATCTAGCAATCGCCGTGGGAAGCGAGAAGCTGTGGGCCTCATTCTGCAGCGCGATAGGATCGCCTGAACTGGCTGAAGATGCACTGCTGAAATCCAACTCCGAGCGCGTAAGAAACCGCCAGTACATGCTGAAGAGAATAGAGGCCGTCTTTTCATCCAGAACCACTGCCGAGCTGCTTTCCAGACTCGAATCCGCAGGCGTTCCGGCTGCAAGGATTAATTCGGTCAGCGAGGCGCTGGAAAATGAGCAGGTCGCCGAAAGGGGAATGATTGCCGAAATAACCCATTCCTCCTACGGGAGAATAAAGACGGTAGGCTCGCCGTTCAATATGAGCCGGACGCCCGGTACGGTCAGGAGCGCGCCGCCCCTTCTTGGGGAGCAGAGCGGCATCATTCTTTCACAGATGGGATACAGCCAGGCAGAAATACAGAGGCTGCAGGCCAAAGGCGTAATATTCCTGCCCTGA
- a CDS encoding cation diffusion facilitator family transporter yields the protein MEMNKLSASRLSAVSNGALSAAKIIIGLITGSVAVLSDGIHSFTDVTASVSTAVSVKKASMPADTIHKFGHGKFENVSGVFESILLIATSVIIVAEAFDRVVAGEHIVFLGIAIITMIISAAVDFAVSIPVRRASRREESIALKVDNAHLTTDGLASVGVVLALIAVYLTGNVLFDIIVAFIIAAVMSYSGISLLLESGGPLVDVKISDADEQTVIGILSEHKEICRFHSLRTRKSGNIRFIDLHLTFKPNTTVYEAHSVVDAIETRLRERIPNCSALIHIEPEGVECADSIGDDTLNRRKGPNS from the coding sequence TTGGAGATGAACAAACTTTCCGCCTCAAGACTTTCAGCAGTCAGCAACGGCGCACTTTCGGCAGCCAAGATTATAATCGGCCTTATCACCGGCTCCGTGGCGGTCCTCAGTGACGGAATACATTCGTTTACTGATGTAACGGCGTCTGTTTCCACAGCAGTCTCCGTGAAGAAGGCATCCATGCCTGCAGACACCATACATAAATTCGGACATGGAAAATTCGAAAATGTCTCCGGCGTTTTCGAATCGATCCTTCTGATTGCTACCAGCGTGATCATCGTCGCAGAGGCGTTCGACAGGGTGGTTGCGGGTGAGCACATAGTTTTCCTCGGCATAGCAATCATCACCATGATAATTTCAGCTGCCGTGGACTTTGCCGTATCCATTCCTGTCCGCAGGGCTTCCAGGAGAGAGGAGTCGATTGCCTTGAAAGTTGACAACGCCCATCTTACGACAGACGGCCTGGCATCCGTCGGGGTCGTCCTTGCACTGATTGCTGTGTATCTGACAGGCAACGTGCTTTTCGACATAATCGTCGCATTCATAATAGCGGCAGTAATGTCTTATTCCGGCATTTCCCTGCTGCTGGAATCGGGTGGTCCTCTGGTCGACGTGAAGATATCTGATGCGGACGAACAGACCGTCATCGGCATACTCTCCGAACACAAAGAAATCTGCAGATTCCATTCACTGAGGACGAGAAAGTCAGGAAATATCAGGTTCATCGATTTGCATCTCACTTTCAAGCCGAATACCACCGTTTACGAGGCTCACAGTGTCGTAGATGCAATTGAAACCAGGCTGAGAGAGCGGATACCAAACTGCAGCGCCCTGATACACATTGAGCCTGAAGGGGTTGAATGTGCTGACAGCATAGGCGATGACACGCTGAATCGCCGTAAAGGTCCCAACAGCTGA